A single Paraburkholderia sp. D15 DNA region contains:
- a CDS encoding ATP-binding domain-containing protein — MARIVPDDWKSLAATGAAARERETLALLETALPDDYTVYHGVHWTRLNQHFSVFGEADFVIVSPAGRVMIVEQKTGFLRETPKGLVKVHLQTERNVAIALAHTVEGLHRRLTAAFGAGTYFVEELLYCPDHVVKDAAIAGVNPTRIVDATRRDRLAAVIREALPADETRLACAPKIHHFLADELALTPDASALVGQAGTLVTRLAGGLATWARRLDFAPFRLRVIGTAGSGKTQLAVQVMKDAVARGQRPLYVCFNRPLADHIVRVAPPEAKVANYHQLCDWIARDAGREPDFQTGDVFDRLEAIFAGTPIDARWQFDVLIVDEGQDFQQPWVAALERLLRPGAAWWWLEDPLQNLYMREPVALPGWTTLKETTNYRSPRDILDYVRDVVGGSVPVAASLASGSPFDGSDISLSVYDEAHAVEGSIEATKRAITQALSLGFRKQDIVVLSFRGREGSAMSALDQLGPHRLRSFTGKYDLFGNPEYREGDVLFESIYRFKGQAAPCVIFTEVDFDTFDERIARKLFVGATRATMKLIMVASQRAARHLRLL; from the coding sequence ATGGCCCGCATTGTCCCCGACGACTGGAAGAGCCTCGCCGCCACCGGCGCGGCGGCCCGCGAACGCGAAACGCTCGCGTTGCTCGAAACGGCGCTGCCCGACGACTACACCGTCTATCACGGCGTGCACTGGACGCGGCTGAACCAGCACTTCTCGGTATTCGGCGAGGCCGACTTCGTGATCGTCAGTCCGGCCGGGCGCGTGATGATCGTCGAACAGAAGACCGGCTTTCTGCGCGAAACGCCGAAAGGGCTCGTCAAGGTGCATCTGCAAACGGAGCGCAACGTGGCGATCGCGCTCGCGCACACGGTCGAGGGATTGCATCGGCGGCTCACCGCGGCGTTCGGCGCGGGCACCTATTTCGTCGAGGAACTGCTGTACTGCCCGGATCATGTGGTGAAAGATGCGGCGATCGCCGGCGTGAATCCCACGCGTATTGTCGATGCAACCCGTCGCGACAGGCTCGCGGCGGTGATTCGCGAGGCGCTGCCGGCCGACGAAACGCGCCTTGCCTGTGCGCCGAAAATCCACCACTTCCTCGCCGACGAACTCGCGCTCACGCCCGACGCGAGTGCACTGGTCGGGCAGGCCGGCACGCTCGTCACGCGGCTCGCCGGCGGTCTCGCGACGTGGGCGCGGCGGCTCGACTTCGCGCCGTTCCGCCTGCGTGTGATCGGCACGGCGGGCTCCGGCAAGACCCAGCTCGCGGTGCAGGTGATGAAGGACGCGGTGGCGCGTGGCCAGCGGCCTTTGTACGTGTGCTTCAACCGCCCGCTGGCGGATCACATCGTGCGGGTCGCGCCACCCGAGGCGAAGGTGGCCAACTATCATCAACTGTGCGACTGGATTGCGCGCGACGCGGGCCGCGAGCCGGACTTCCAGACGGGTGACGTGTTCGATCGGCTCGAAGCGATATTCGCCGGCACGCCGATCGACGCGCGTTGGCAATTCGACGTGCTGATCGTCGACGAAGGTCAGGACTTCCAGCAGCCGTGGGTCGCGGCGCTCGAACGTTTGCTGCGCCCAGGCGCGGCGTGGTGGTGGCTCGAAGATCCGCTGCAGAATCTCTACATGCGCGAACCGGTCGCGCTGCCCGGCTGGACCACGCTGAAGGAAACCACCAACTATCGCAGTCCGCGCGACATTCTCGACTACGTGCGCGACGTGGTGGGCGGCTCGGTGCCGGTCGCCGCGTCGCTCGCATCGGGCAGCCCGTTCGACGGCTCCGACATTTCGCTGTCGGTCTACGACGAAGCGCACGCCGTCGAGGGCAGCATCGAAGCGACCAAGCGCGCGATCACGCAGGCGCTGTCGCTCGGCTTTCGCAAGCAGGACATCGTGGTGTTGTCGTTCCGCGGCCGCGAGGGCTCGGCGATGAGCGCGCTCGATCAACTCGGCCCGCACCGGCTGCGCAGCTTCACCGGCAAATACGATCTGTTCGGCAACCCGGAGTACCGCGAGGGCGACGTGCTGTTCGAGTCGATCTATCGCTTCAAGGGGCAGGCGGCGCCGTGCGTGATTTTCACCGAGGTCGACTTCGATACGTTCGACGAGCGGATCGCGCGCAAGCTGTTCGTCGGTGCAACGCGCGCGACGATGAAGCTGATCATGGTCGCGTCGCAGCGCGCCGCGCGGCATTTGCGGTTGCTATAG
- a CDS encoding Fur family transcriptional regulator — MKTAKPASAIKASNSATHAHDNAHEHDHDHAHGASHEAALTLAEDYCRERGEKLTPIRRKVLELLLNSGRATKAYSLLDEMRQIHPGSAPPTVYRALDFLQSAGLVHRIESINAFTVCHDLTHCQHGILVVCQQCGNVTELHQPKLRQALVAQIEDAGYRLASDDIELKGLCAACQAATAAAEATANAAPATAR, encoded by the coding sequence ATGAAGACCGCCAAGCCCGCGTCCGCCATCAAGGCCTCCAACTCCGCCACGCATGCCCATGACAATGCGCATGAGCATGATCACGACCATGCGCATGGCGCTTCGCACGAAGCCGCCCTCACGCTGGCGGAAGATTACTGCCGCGAGCGCGGCGAAAAACTCACGCCGATCCGCCGCAAGGTGCTGGAACTGCTGCTGAACTCCGGCCGCGCCACCAAGGCGTATTCGCTGCTCGACGAGATGCGCCAGATTCATCCCGGCTCCGCGCCGCCCACCGTGTATCGCGCGCTGGATTTTCTGCAGAGTGCCGGGCTCGTGCATCGGATCGAATCGATCAATGCGTTCACCGTGTGCCACGATCTCACGCATTGTCAGCACGGCATTCTGGTGGTCTGCCAGCAATGCGGCAACGTCACCGAACTGCATCAGCCGAAGTTGCGTCAGGCGCTCGTCGCGCAGATCGAAGACGCGGGTTATCGGCTCGCCAGCGACGACATCGAATTGAAGGGATTGTGTGCCGCATGCCAGGCGGCAACGGCTGCGGCAGAGGCAACGGCAAACGCCGCGCCCGCTACCGCACGCTAA
- a CDS encoding molybdopterin-dependent oxidoreductase — translation MCALAAWSAHAQTQAQTPTQAQASTVPLALDVSGKIGKTTDAAHHVYRFNEAQLLALPAHSITTATTWTPRSTFTGPLLADILKTAGAYGSQVEVHTLDDYTYTVPVSDCDRYGVVVAYSMNGQRLKISDFGPLFLIYPRDAFPDELTGASGDSKFVWQIKALIVK, via the coding sequence ATGTGCGCACTCGCCGCATGGAGCGCACACGCGCAGACGCAAGCGCAGACACCGACGCAGGCGCAAGCCTCGACCGTGCCGCTGGCACTCGACGTATCGGGCAAGATCGGCAAGACTACCGACGCCGCGCATCACGTGTATCGCTTCAACGAGGCGCAACTGCTCGCGCTGCCGGCGCATTCGATCACGACCGCCACCACCTGGACGCCGCGCTCGACCTTCACAGGACCGCTGCTGGCGGATATTCTGAAGACGGCCGGCGCCTACGGCAGCCAGGTCGAGGTCCATACGCTCGACGATTACACGTACACCGTGCCGGTATCCGACTGCGATCGCTACGGCGTGGTCGTGGCGTACAGCATGAACGGCCAGCGCCTGAAGATCAGCGACTTCGGGCCGCTGTTTCTCATCTATCCGCGCGATGCGTTCCCCGACGAACTGACGGGCGCGTCGGGCGATTCGAAATTCGTATGGCAGATCAAGGCACTCATCGTCAAATAG
- a CDS encoding glutathione S-transferase family protein: MITIWGRTNSVNVQKVLWCCDELVLPYERIDAGLQFGRNNEPDYLAMNPTGKIPTLVDDDFVLWESNAILRYLVLQYGEASLLYPAEPKLRASIDRWLDWSLSTLQPTEKPVFWTLVRTPADQRDAAKLAADFTAVTALWRMLDNHLHARFFLEGEKFTLADIVIGAYAKRWFGLDGVERPPLPNLERWYSRLSTRTGFKKYVDFPLT, translated from the coding sequence ATGATTACGATCTGGGGACGCACCAATTCCGTCAACGTGCAAAAAGTCTTGTGGTGTTGCGACGAACTGGTGCTGCCATATGAGCGCATCGACGCGGGCCTGCAATTCGGCCGCAACAACGAACCCGACTACCTCGCGATGAACCCGACCGGCAAGATTCCGACGCTGGTCGACGACGACTTCGTGCTGTGGGAATCGAATGCGATCCTGCGCTATCTGGTGCTGCAATACGGCGAAGCGAGCCTGCTCTATCCGGCCGAGCCGAAGTTGCGCGCAAGCATCGACCGCTGGCTGGACTGGTCGCTGTCCACGCTGCAACCCACGGAAAAGCCGGTGTTCTGGACGCTCGTGCGCACGCCGGCCGATCAGCGCGATGCCGCCAAACTCGCCGCCGACTTCACCGCCGTCACCGCGTTGTGGCGCATGCTGGACAACCATCTGCACGCGCGCTTCTTCCTCGAAGGCGAAAAGTTCACACTTGCCGACATCGTGATCGGCGCCTACGCGAAACGCTGGTTCGGACTCGACGGCGTGGAACGCCCGCCGCTGCCGAATCTGGAGCGCTGGTACTCGCGGCTGAGCACGCGCACCGGTTTCAAGAAGTATGTGGATTTTCCGCTGACCTGA
- a CDS encoding helix-turn-helix domain-containing protein encodes MANETHSPDSIAVAERVRELMSRHGIGKRQQTTELCRILDLSFSQGHRKLRGNSPWTLSQIKKVAEVYGEPAAQLFGAQSLDPGMVGAIAQEAIFSIGALELACTAWVGAALEPGSRPEFVAYSRLGQWRVARHDGTLYQSAYEVHKIEIYPRRAETDKPTIAVVDDDQASADNLRDYLERSGFAAVAIYGLAAFNEQLQSQVFDGVVIDWLFGSQTSAAAIRAVRASENPDAPIFVLTGELLTGKASESEISQVIRNYDVACYEKPARMAILVADLSKRLNRP; translated from the coding sequence ATGGCCAACGAAACACACTCACCGGACTCCATCGCAGTCGCCGAGCGCGTGCGCGAGTTGATGAGCCGCCACGGAATCGGCAAGCGCCAGCAGACCACGGAGCTGTGCCGCATTCTGGACCTGAGTTTTTCCCAGGGACACCGCAAGCTGCGCGGCAACAGCCCCTGGACCCTGTCGCAGATTAAAAAAGTCGCCGAGGTGTACGGCGAGCCCGCCGCGCAGTTGTTCGGCGCGCAGTCGCTGGATCCGGGCATGGTCGGCGCGATCGCCCAGGAGGCGATCTTCAGCATCGGCGCGCTGGAGCTGGCCTGCACGGCGTGGGTGGGCGCCGCGCTCGAACCGGGCAGCCGGCCGGAATTCGTCGCGTATTCGCGGCTCGGCCAATGGCGCGTGGCGCGTCATGACGGCACGCTTTACCAGAGCGCATACGAAGTCCACAAGATCGAGATCTATCCGCGCCGCGCGGAAACCGACAAGCCGACCATCGCCGTGGTCGACGACGACCAGGCCAGCGCCGACAATCTGCGCGACTATCTGGAGCGCAGCGGCTTCGCGGCGGTCGCGATCTATGGCCTCGCCGCCTTCAACGAGCAACTGCAAAGCCAGGTGTTCGACGGCGTCGTGATCGACTGGCTGTTCGGCTCGCAGACCTCGGCGGCCGCGATCCGTGCGGTGCGTGCGTCGGAAAATCCCGACGCGCCGATCTTCGTGCTGACCGGCGAACTGCTGACCGGCAAGGCCAGCGAATCGGAGATCAGCCAGGTGATCCGCAATTACGACGTCGCGTGTTACGAGAAACCGGCGCGCATGGCGATTCTGGTCGCGGATCTGTCGAAGCGGTTGAATCGGCCTTAA
- a CDS encoding ATP-binding protein, whose amino-acid sequence MADQGTHRQIALRPWRRVLYVLIWLTALAAPAGAIGYLLYANLLNPRATEQLTGTYDGFYWDAAQLQIAYARFENQLLLYQSGVDDDYQRLVLRYQLLQSKLHVIAGSTRRLTTQLTLLQRQLDEIASLDHVLADIRPEVDELQKNRGEANQIVAELREHWNEVNDLALSRRFADVADREAMNRDFIDKRRMLFAGGLLLLLLSAAATLLLVLNGRRRTRLMHQQHAALEAEHQASRAAREASLAKDAFLGMISHELRTPLHAIVSSIELLGFNYHSEADRKVIQRLETAGRHLEAQMKDLTDYARLGAGKLELRHEHFEPRELLASIVDEHAMAAAARGLQLDSEASGMSGLVDSDPHRIRQIVNNLVTNAIRYTETGSVCVQLKQRPAVLIFVVSDTGPGVPQEQIPRIFEEFTQLDGSRTRRFEGAGMGLTIVQGLVKLFGGTVDVASTVGEGTTFTVTIPVAPVGAAGPPDVAARSAPDGARPRVLIVDDNRLIRESLSEMVAHMGFDAHALGTADDALAWLDVRRCDVVLLDLHMPERDGYAFLADFAGRGGPSAGVPVIVVSAYAPEAAEAVGSEVNGENVPQPFFEALLKPVHYEELRSALQRALASRHTV is encoded by the coding sequence ATGGCAGATCAAGGCACTCATCGTCAAATAGCGCTTCGCCCTTGGCGGCGCGTTCTCTACGTGTTGATCTGGCTGACCGCGCTCGCGGCGCCGGCCGGCGCGATCGGCTATCTGTTGTATGCGAACCTGCTGAATCCGCGCGCCACCGAGCAGTTGACCGGCACCTATGACGGTTTTTACTGGGACGCCGCGCAATTGCAGATCGCCTATGCGCGCTTCGAGAACCAGTTGCTGCTGTACCAATCCGGCGTCGACGACGACTATCAGCGGCTCGTGCTGCGCTATCAGTTGCTGCAATCGAAGCTGCACGTGATCGCCGGCTCCACGCGCCGGCTGACCACGCAACTCACGTTGCTGCAACGGCAACTCGACGAAATCGCGTCGCTCGATCATGTGCTGGCCGACATCCGGCCCGAGGTCGACGAACTGCAAAAAAACCGCGGCGAGGCCAATCAGATCGTCGCGGAATTGCGCGAGCACTGGAACGAAGTCAACGATCTCGCCTTGAGCCGCCGCTTTGCCGACGTCGCCGATCGCGAGGCGATGAACCGCGATTTCATCGACAAACGCCGCATGCTGTTCGCGGGCGGTCTGCTGCTGTTGCTGTTGTCGGCGGCGGCGACGCTGCTGCTGGTGCTCAACGGCCGCCGCCGCACGCGTCTGATGCATCAGCAGCACGCGGCGCTGGAAGCGGAGCATCAGGCGAGCCGCGCGGCGCGCGAGGCGAGCCTCGCCAAGGACGCGTTCCTCGGCATGATCAGCCATGAACTGCGCACGCCGCTGCACGCCATTGTCTCGTCGATCGAACTGCTCGGTTTCAACTATCACTCGGAGGCGGACCGCAAGGTGATCCAGCGGCTCGAAACCGCCGGGCGGCATCTCGAAGCGCAGATGAAGGACCTGACCGACTACGCGCGTCTCGGCGCCGGCAAGCTCGAATTGCGTCACGAGCATTTCGAGCCGCGCGAGCTGCTGGCGTCGATCGTCGATGAACACGCGATGGCGGCCGCCGCGCGCGGGCTGCAACTCGACAGCGAGGCGAGCGGCATGAGCGGCCTCGTCGATTCCGATCCGCACCGCATCCGGCAGATCGTCAACAACCTTGTCACCAACGCGATCCGCTACACCGAGACCGGATCGGTGTGCGTGCAACTGAAGCAGCGGCCGGCGGTGCTGATTTTCGTCGTCAGCGATACGGGGCCGGGTGTGCCGCAGGAGCAGATTCCGCGCATCTTCGAGGAGTTCACGCAACTGGACGGCTCGCGTACGCGCCGCTTCGAAGGCGCGGGCATGGGGCTGACCATCGTGCAGGGGCTGGTGAAGCTGTTCGGCGGCACCGTCGACGTGGCGAGCACGGTCGGCGAAGGCACCACCTTCACGGTGACGATTCCGGTCGCGCCGGTCGGGGCAGCCGGGCCGCCCGACGTGGCGGCGCGCAGCGCGCCCGATGGCGCGCGGCCGCGCGTGCTGATCGTCGACGACAACCGTTTGATTCGCGAGTCGCTGAGCGAGATGGTCGCGCACATGGGCTTCGACGCCCATGCGCTCGGCACCGCCGACGACGCGCTCGCGTGGCTCGACGTGCGCCGCTGCGATGTGGTGCTGCTCGATCTGCACATGCCGGAGCGGGACGGTTACGCGTTTCTGGCGGACTTCGCGGGACGGGGCGGCCCGTCGGCGGGGGTGCCGGTGATCGTGGTCAGCGCGTATGCGCCGGAGGCGGCGGAAGCGGTGGGCAGTGAGGTGAATGGCGAAAACGTCCCGCAACCGTTTTTCGAGGCGTTATTAAAGCCAGTACATTACGAAGAGCTGCGCAGTGCGTTGCAGCGTGCGCTGGCGTCGCGGCATACCGTGTGA
- a CDS encoding phosphoribosyltransferase, with protein MNKPVLPLTYEQLDQWIESLQPALLAERFALAIGILRGGAPLALMVSHAVGTPVAFLRYDRQSRTVAWDSTLPVPPAGTRVLLCEDIAGRGYTLTDCIAFLRHHGLDVKTLTGAVDDLSRTQPDYAIDARGYFALFPWERQAYTERYRDDWARVEAGDAPAMADDHDYATYAIDLDGILLPDVPLARYDEDLAGALAERDALLPFEVLPAIDLQRVRTIITGRPEADRARTEAWLDRHGFGHLQLVMRTPGTHDESPAGAAAHKASAALRGGVTHFVESDPVQALLIAQQAPLLRVIWWDANTRTGMLVGARAWE; from the coding sequence ATGAACAAGCCGGTTTTGCCTCTCACGTACGAACAGCTCGATCAGTGGATCGAATCGCTGCAGCCCGCGTTGCTGGCCGAGCGCTTCGCGCTCGCGATCGGCATTCTGCGCGGCGGCGCACCGCTCGCGTTGATGGTGTCGCACGCGGTCGGCACGCCGGTCGCGTTCCTGCGATACGACCGCCAGTCGCGCACCGTCGCATGGGATTCGACGCTGCCGGTTCCACCCGCGGGCACCAGGGTGTTGTTATGCGAGGACATTGCCGGACGCGGCTATACGCTGACGGACTGCATCGCGTTCCTGCGGCATCACGGCCTCGACGTGAAGACGTTGACCGGCGCGGTGGACGACCTCAGCCGCACGCAACCCGATTACGCGATCGACGCGCGCGGCTACTTCGCGCTGTTTCCGTGGGAACGTCAGGCGTACACCGAGCGCTATCGCGACGACTGGGCGCGCGTGGAAGCCGGCGACGCGCCCGCGATGGCCGACGATCACGACTACGCGACGTACGCGATCGACCTCGACGGCATTCTGCTGCCCGACGTGCCGCTCGCGCGCTACGACGAGGACCTGGCCGGCGCGCTCGCCGAACGCGACGCGCTGCTGCCGTTCGAGGTGCTGCCCGCGATCGACCTGCAGCGCGTGCGCACCATCATCACCGGCCGGCCGGAGGCGGACCGCGCGCGGACCGAGGCATGGCTCGATCGGCACGGTTTCGGTCATCTGCAACTGGTGATGCGTACGCCCGGCACGCACGACGAAAGCCCGGCGGGCGCCGCGGCTCACAAGGCGAGCGCCGCATTGCGCGGCGGCGTCACGCATTTCGTCGAAAGCGATCCGGTGCAGGCGTTGTTGATCGCGCAGCAGGCGCCGTTGCTGCGCGTGATCTGGTGGGATGCGAATACGCGCACCGGGATGCTGGTCGGCGCGCGGGCGTGGGAGTGA
- a CDS encoding response regulator, producing MNSDIAAARIGGTQQNDTLATSEGLTGFIEQQQTMNGALRLDQATIVLVEDDPDSRESLTLLLEAEGAQVCAVADAEEGVEAAVRLLPDAVVCDLDLPAMDGFYLIQRLREHEIRGDHAPSVAVALTGHTDEAYRLRSIGEGFQHFMTKPALPEDLVTLLHDAIDARAAG from the coding sequence ATGAACAGCGACATCGCAGCCGCGAGAATCGGCGGCACGCAGCAAAACGATACATTGGCCACGTCGGAAGGCCTAACCGGTTTTATAGAGCAACAACAGACAATGAACGGAGCATTGAGACTCGATCAGGCCACGATCGTGCTCGTCGAGGACGACCCGGACAGCCGGGAGTCGTTGACCCTGTTACTCGAAGCGGAAGGCGCGCAGGTCTGCGCCGTCGCGGATGCGGAAGAAGGTGTCGAGGCAGCGGTGCGCTTGCTGCCCGATGCCGTGGTGTGCGATCTCGATCTGCCGGCCATGGACGGTTTCTATCTGATCCAGCGGTTGCGCGAACACGAGATTCGCGGCGATCACGCGCCGTCGGTGGCGGTGGCGCTCACAGGTCACACCGACGAAGCCTATCGTCTGCGCAGTATCGGCGAAGGTTTCCAGCACTTCATGACCAAACCCGCCTTACCCGAAGATCTCGTGACCTTGCTGCACGACGCGATCGACGCCCGCGCGGCGGGTTGA